The Apium graveolens cultivar Ventura chromosome 6, ASM990537v1, whole genome shotgun sequence genome contains a region encoding:
- the LOC141668805 gene encoding uncharacterized protein LOC141668805: protein MGGKTLYLKPWMEGSEFKRNVIEKVPFWIKLSEVPPTYWTRDGLSMIAGRIGRPLKFDEITGQFEPLKFARVQIELSYSAPRPPYVLVPTINSSGIEEYQRVEIEYSQLPYSCSLCKAFGHSLAICADNPEREIPQAKKPKTHSRKNNSTSQNTSNTYPHKKEKQQHNESMKAGNPGTEVGINDMEPFVIGKFAGCDVVRDEDQRHSDDILVDVDGLDDFDIAAQDSLVNPVEQEPTTMSQKPSSETFTMVCHQSQQQQLIGHTLDADSIELVPLTTSNTFEPLSYFEDEDLSAPSLGGSKRKKAKPVSITSPLKNKNIADADGFIKVSLKKSAKLASLPRRTFK, encoded by the coding sequence ATGGGCGGTAAAACTCTTTACCTGAAACCATGGATGGAAGGGTCGGAATTTAAAAGAAATGTCATTGAAAAAGTTCCATTTTGGATTAAATTATCTGAAGTGCCACCAACTTATTGGACTAGGGATGGTCTCTCTATGATCGCTGGTCGCATTGGAAGGCCTTTGAAATTTGATGAAATCACAGGACAGTTTGAACCCCTAAAATTTGCTAGGGTGCAGATTGAGTTATCATATTCGGCACCTAGGCCTCCTTATGTTCTGGTTCCCACTATCAACAGTTCAGGTATTGAAGAGTATCAGCGTGTTGAGATTGAATATTCACAGCTTCCCTACTCTTGTAGTCTTTGTAAAGCATTTGGTCATTCGCTGGCCATATGCGCTGATAATCCAGAAAGAGAAATCCCTCAAGCAAAGAAGCCAAAAACTCATTCAAGGAAAAATAATTCTACTTCACAGAACACTAGTAATACGTATCCACACAAGAAGGAAAAACAACAACATAATGAGAGCATGAAGGCTGGCAACCCAGGCACAGAGGTAGGTATTAATGACATGGAGCCTTTTGTCATTGGCAAATTTGCTGGATGTGATGTTGTTAGAGATGAAGACCAGCGTCATTCTGATGACATTCTGGTAGATGTTGATGGATTAGATGATTTTGATATAGCTGCGCAAGACTCTTTGGTAAATCCTGTTGAGCAGGAGCCAACCACCATGTCACAAAAGCCTTCCTCAGAGACTTTTACAATGGTTTGTCATCAATCGCAACAGCAGCAGCTCATCGGCCATACTCTGGATGCTGATTCTATTGAATTGGTTCCCTTAACCACTTCCAACACATTTGAACCTCTTAGTTATTTTGAAGATGAGGACCTATCTGCCCCTTCTCTAGGTGGTAGCAAGAGAAAGAAGGCTAAACCTGTTTCTATCACTTCACCTTTGAAAAATAAGAATATTGCGGATGCTGATGGATTCATCAAAGTTTCCCTAAAGAAGAGTGCTAAATTGGCAAGCTTGCCTCGTAGAACCTTTAAATGA